A genome region from Salinigranum halophilum includes the following:
- a CDS encoding DoxX family protein, which translates to MSDSDTTDNGAPSLLGRLLFASGLGALAIRNLTNLDGRIAYADAKGVPAADTLVPVASGLLLGGSIGIGTWKLPRLSAASVATFFLGVTPLMHDFWAVDDDSRDQELTSFLQNLTLLGAAIAFFTRPRQD; encoded by the coding sequence GTCGCTTCTGGGCCGACTCCTCTTCGCGAGCGGACTGGGGGCCCTCGCGATTCGCAATCTGACGAACCTCGACGGACGCATCGCCTACGCGGACGCGAAAGGCGTCCCGGCGGCAGACACACTCGTCCCCGTCGCGAGCGGGCTCCTCTTAGGTGGCAGTATCGGTATCGGCACCTGGAAACTCCCGAGGCTCTCTGCGGCCAGCGTCGCGACGTTCTTCCTCGGAGTGACGCCGCTCATGCACGACTTCTGGGCCGTCGACGACGACTCACGGGACCAGGAGCTCACGTCGTTCCTCCAGAACCTCACGCTCCTCGGTGCCGCCATCGCCTTCTTCACCCGGCCGCGCCAGGACTGA